GGCCGTCGCCTTCAGCACCAGTGCGATCAGCTCACGGAGTTCATCGCTGCGAGGGACCAGTCGCTCCGGTCCGTGCACATCGAGCGAGTTGTTGAAGTAGAGCCCGTCGCTGACGAGCATCACGAGATCGAGGCTCGCACTGTCGCGCACGTGCGGGCGAATCGTCCCCGCCCAGCGACGCCTCGTGTCGCGGAGCATGTCCGCCGCGGGGATCGAGCCGCCCTGCGCGAGGCGGGTCGTGGCGATCAGCACCCGATCGAGCGCGTCGTCCTCCATCACCGAGGTGCGCACGTAGTAGGCGACGGGGCCCTCGTCGGCAGTTGTCATGCGCTCGAGGTCGAGGGTCGTGAGGCGGTCCAGCCGCTCGACGAGCCCGGCCTCGAGCTCATCCTTCGACCCGAAGTGGTACAGCAATCCGCCCTTCGAGACGCCGGCCGCCTTGGCGGTGGCTTCGAGAGTGGCGGCACGCTCTCCCTCTTCGATGAGGATCGCTTCGAAGGCGTCGAGCACCTTCTCGCGGGCGAGGGGAGGTCGGGGCATCGTGGATCCTTTGCACAGGGGAAGGGAGGGAATTCTGTTACTATACCATCCGGACGGTTCACTAACCGTGCGATCACGATCCTGAGAGGTGTTCCATGACCCGTACTGCGTCGATCCCGACGACAGAGACGGATGCTCCCCGCGTCGGAGCCCGCGGCTGGGCGGCGCTCGTCGTCCTCATGCTGCCGGTGCTGCTGGTCTCGGTGGACAACACGGTGCTGAGCTTCGCGCTCCCCGAGATCTCCATCGCGCTCGCCCCCACGGGTGCGGAGCAGCTGTGGATCATCGACGTGTACCCCCTGGTGCTCGCCGGACTCCTCGTCACGATGGGCACGCTGGGCGACCGCTTCGGTCGACGCCGGATGCTACTGATCGGAGCGACCGGCTTCGCCGCGGTCTCCGCCCTCGCGGCGTTCGCACCGACCGCCGGGCTGCTCATCGCCGCCCGCGCGCTCCTGGGCTTCTTCGGCGCCATGTTGATGCCGTCGACCCTCTCCCTCCTGCGTTCGATCTTCCAGAACCGCGACCAGCGCCGCATGGCCATCGCGGTGTGGGCCTCGGCGTTCTCCGCCGGGTCGGCGCTGGGCCCGATCGTGGGCGGCATCCTCCTCGAGCACTTCGCCTGGGGATCGGTCTTCCTGATCGCCGTTCCCGTGCTCATCCCGTTGCTCATCGCCGCGCCGCTGCTGGTCCCGGAGAGCCGTGACCCGAACCCGGGGCGGATCGACCTGATCAGCATCGCGCTGTCGATGGCGACAATGATCCCGGTGGTCTACGCGATCAAGTCCCTGGCGGTGGACGGCCCGAGCCTCACGGCCGGCGCGTGGGCACTGCTCGGCTTCGGGATGGGCTACCTGTTCGTCCGTCGCCAGCTGCGGGTGAAGAGCCCGATGCTCGACATGGCGCTGTTCCGTCGCGGTTCGTTCTCCGGAGCGATCCTGGTGAACCTGCTCAGTGTCGTCGCACTCGTCGGCTTCCTCTACTTCGTGTCGCAGCACCTGCAGCTCGTCCTTGGGCTGTCACCGATGATGGCCGGTTTCGCACTGGTCCCCGGCATGCTCGCGATGATCGTCGCCGGGCTCTCGGTCGTGCCGGTCTCGCGTCGGGTGCCTCCGCACATCGTCATCCCCGCCGGGCTGGCGTTCTCGGTGGCCGGATACCTCATCGTGGCGTTCACGACGCATGAGCACGGTGTCCTGCCGCTCGTGGTGGCGTTCGTGGTGCTCGGCATCGGCATCGGTGCGGCGGAGACGATCTCCAACGAGCTGATCCTGTCGAGCGCGCCCGCGGCCAAGGCGGGGGCGGCGAGTGCCGTGTCGGAGACCGCGTATGAACTGGGCGCCGTGCTGGGCACGGCCGTCCTCGGCGGCATCATCACCGCCTTCTACCGCGGGGCGCTCGTGCTTCCGGACGGGCTGCCTGCCGATGTCGCGCATGCGGCGGGCGAGACGCTCGCCGGTGCCTACACCGCCGCTCAGGAGCTGCCCGATCAACTCGGGACCGCGTTGTGGGATGCCGCAGCCGCGGCGTTCGGCTCCGGCGTGATGGTGACGTCGCTCATCGGTGCGGGGCTCGTGGTCGTCGCCGGCGTGATCGCCGCCGTCACACTGCGCAAAGCCCCCTCGCACTGACCAGTACGCTGGGAGGACCGGCTCGTTCGCCCCGCGGCGGGCGTGGGCCGGTCCATCCCCGTGCAGTGCGCAAGGAGTCTCATGTCGCGTGTCGTGAAGCTGGCCGTCATCCCCGGTGACGGCATCGGTCCCGAGGTCATCGCCGAGGCGGAGAAGGTGCTCGACGCCGTCACCGCCGACAGCGGAGTGGTCTTCGACAAGACCCGCTTCTCGCTCGGTGCCGGGCGTTTCCTTGACACGGGGGAGACCCTCACCGATGACGACCTCGCCGCGATCGCCGCGAACGACGCGATCCTGCTGGGCGCGGTCGGCGGAAAGCCGGGCGACCCTCGCCTCAAGGACGCCAACATCGAGCGCGGTCTGCTCCTCAAGCTGCGCTTCACGCTCGACCACTACGTGAATCTGCGGCCGTCCAAGCTCTTCGCCGGCGCCCCGGGCCCGCTGTCCGACCCGGGTGAGATCGACTTCGTCGTGGTGCGTGAAGGCACGGAGGGGCCGTACGTCGGCAACGGCGGCGCGATCCGCAAGGGGACCCCGCAGGAGGTCGCGAACGAGACCTCGGTGAACACCGCCTTCGGCGTGGAGCGTGTGGTGCGCTACGCGTTCGACCTCGCCGAGCGCCGCCGCAAGAAGGTGACGCTCGTACACAAGACCAATGTGCTCGTGCACGCGGGGGCCATCTGGCAGCGCATCGTGAACGAGGTGGCGGCCGAGCACCCCGACGTCGTCGTCGACTACCTGCACGTCGATGCCGCCACGATCTTCCTGGTCACCGATCCCTCGCGCTTCGACGTGATCGTGACCGACAACCTGTTCGGCGACATCCTCACCGACCTCGCCGGTGCCGTCACGGGCGGCATCGGTCTCGCCGCGTCGGGGAACATCAACCCCGATGGCGCCTTCCCGTCGATGTTCGAGCCGGTGCACGGCTCGGCGCCCGACATCGCGGGGCAGCAGAAGGCCGATCCGACCGCTGCGATCCTCTCGATCGCGCTGCTGCTGGACCACCTCGGCCTCACCGAGGAATCCGCACGTGTGAGCGCGGCGGTCGAGGCCGACATCGCCGCCCGCACCGCGGCTCGCACGACGGCGGAGATCGGCTCCGCGATCACTGCACGCCTCTGACTGCAGGCGTAGGCTGAACGGGCGCGAGGATGCGCCCACCCACGAGGAATGGATGATGAGATGACGACCATCGATGCCGAGGCGACCGTGGCTCCCCTGGAGTTCGCCGTCACGAAGAACCTGACCGCAGCGTCGCCCGCACGGCTGGCCGAGGTGCTGGAGAACCCGGGCTTCGGCGTGGTCTTCACCGATCACATGGTCGACATCTGCTGGTCGGCCAAGGGCGGCTGGCACCGTCCGCGCGTGCAGCCGTACGGCCCGATCCCGCTCGACCCCGCAGCGTCCGTGCTGCACTACGCGCAGGAGATCTTCGAGGGCATCAAGGCCTACCGTCACGCCGACGGCTCGATCCACACGTTCCGCCCCGACCGCAACGCCGCGCGCCTGCAGGCCAGCGCCCGCCGCCTCGCGCTGCCCGAGCTTCCGACCGAGTACTTCATCCAGTCGCTGCGCGAGCTCATCGCCGTCGACGGACGCTGGGTGCCCACGGGTGCCGACCAGAGCCTCTACCTGCGTCCGTTCATGTTCGCCAAGGAGGCGTTCCTGGGTGTCCGTGCCGCGCAGAAGGTCGCGTACTACGTGATCGCCAGCCCCGCAGGCGCCTACTTCTCCGGTGGCGTGAAGCCGGTGCGCATCTGGCTCTCCGAGGAGTACGCCCGCGCGGGCAAGGGCGGCACCGGCAAGGCCAAGACCGGCGGCAACTACGCATCGAGCCTGCTCGCGCAGAGCGAGGCCAGCGCCAAGGGCTGCGACCAGGTCGTGTTCCTCGACGAGAAGCGCAACGTCGAGGAGCTCGGCGGCATGAACGTCGTCTTCGTCTTCAAGGACGGGCGCGTCGTCACCCCC
The DNA window shown above is from Microbacterium maritypicum and carries:
- a CDS encoding TetR/AcrR family transcriptional regulator, which encodes MPRPPLAREKVLDAFEAILIEEGERAATLEATAKAAGVSKGGLLYHFGSKDELEAGLVERLDRLTTLDLERMTTADEGPVAYYVRTSVMEDDALDRVLIATTRLAQGGSIPAADMLRDTRRRWAGTIRPHVRDSASLDLVMLVSDGLYFNNSLDVHGPERLVPRSDELRELIALVLKATA
- a CDS encoding 3-isopropylmalate dehydrogenase; its protein translation is MSRVVKLAVIPGDGIGPEVIAEAEKVLDAVTADSGVVFDKTRFSLGAGRFLDTGETLTDDDLAAIAANDAILLGAVGGKPGDPRLKDANIERGLLLKLRFTLDHYVNLRPSKLFAGAPGPLSDPGEIDFVVVREGTEGPYVGNGGAIRKGTPQEVANETSVNTAFGVERVVRYAFDLAERRRKKVTLVHKTNVLVHAGAIWQRIVNEVAAEHPDVVVDYLHVDAATIFLVTDPSRFDVIVTDNLFGDILTDLAGAVTGGIGLAASGNINPDGAFPSMFEPVHGSAPDIAGQQKADPTAAILSIALLLDHLGLTEESARVSAAVEADIAARTAARTTAEIGSAITARL
- a CDS encoding MFS transporter; translated protein: MTRTASIPTTETDAPRVGARGWAALVVLMLPVLLVSVDNTVLSFALPEISIALAPTGAEQLWIIDVYPLVLAGLLVTMGTLGDRFGRRRMLLIGATGFAAVSALAAFAPTAGLLIAARALLGFFGAMLMPSTLSLLRSIFQNRDQRRMAIAVWASAFSAGSALGPIVGGILLEHFAWGSVFLIAVPVLIPLLIAAPLLVPESRDPNPGRIDLISIALSMATMIPVVYAIKSLAVDGPSLTAGAWALLGFGMGYLFVRRQLRVKSPMLDMALFRRGSFSGAILVNLLSVVALVGFLYFVSQHLQLVLGLSPMMAGFALVPGMLAMIVAGLSVVPVSRRVPPHIVIPAGLAFSVAGYLIVAFTTHEHGVLPLVVAFVVLGIGIGAAETISNELILSSAPAAKAGAASAVSETAYELGAVLGTAVLGGIITAFYRGALVLPDGLPADVAHAAGETLAGAYTAAQELPDQLGTALWDAAAAAFGSGVMVTSLIGAGLVVVAGVIAAVTLRKAPSH
- a CDS encoding branched-chain amino acid aminotransferase; its protein translation is MTTIDAEATVAPLEFAVTKNLTAASPARLAEVLENPGFGVVFTDHMVDICWSAKGGWHRPRVQPYGPIPLDPAASVLHYAQEIFEGIKAYRHADGSIHTFRPDRNAARLQASARRLALPELPTEYFIQSLRELIAVDGRWVPTGADQSLYLRPFMFAKEAFLGVRAAQKVAYYVIASPAGAYFSGGVKPVRIWLSEEYARAGKGGTGKAKTGGNYASSLLAQSEASAKGCDQVVFLDEKRNVEELGGMNVVFVFKDGRVVTPESDSILEGITRDSLLQLAEDRGYTVEKRPISIDEWREGVASGDIVEVFACGTAAVVTPIGALVGDGFDEPQPLGELALSLREELTDIQYGRREDKHGWLLRLDA